The following coding sequences lie in one Fimbriiglobus ruber genomic window:
- a CDS encoding AAA family ATPase: MIIVIANSKGGVGKSTLAVHLAAWLSEQGHSVTLADCDMQHSSSEWSAEAVPAVKTILLANPEDIIDRLPQLAQEVDYVVADGPGSNTEISRALLLRADLALVPCKASMLEIRALAQATKALKHAQEIRSGSPRAMIVLSMVGKNYRLTQDMKDAAAHLGLTMAKTALTLKQIYADAPGQGAVVWQMGARGKEAAQEIRALFQEALPEAKKTGSAVRSKKQATD, encoded by the coding sequence CAAAGGAGGCGTCGGCAAATCGACGCTGGCCGTTCACCTCGCCGCCTGGCTGTCCGAGCAGGGGCATTCCGTAACCCTGGCTGACTGCGACATGCAGCATTCCTCTTCCGAATGGTCCGCCGAAGCGGTGCCGGCCGTCAAAACCATCCTCCTCGCCAATCCGGAAGATATTATCGACCGCTTACCCCAACTCGCACAGGAAGTCGATTACGTGGTCGCCGACGGCCCCGGCAGCAACACCGAGATCAGCCGAGCGTTGCTTCTCCGCGCCGATCTGGCCCTCGTCCCGTGCAAGGCCAGCATGCTCGAAATCCGTGCCCTGGCGCAAGCCACGAAAGCCCTCAAGCACGCCCAGGAGATCCGCAGCGGAAGCCCGCGAGCGATGATCGTCCTCAGTATGGTCGGGAAGAATTACCGGCTGACCCAAGACATGAAAGACGCCGCCGCACATCTCGGGCTGACGATGGCCAAGACGGCCCTCACGCTCAAGCAGATCTACGCCGACGCCCCTGGGCAGGGGGCCGTCGTCTGGCAGATGGGCGCACGGGGCAAAGAAGCCGCACAAGAGATTCGCGCCTTATTCCAAGAGGCCCTACCCGAAGCGAAAAAGACGGGTTCCGCGGTACGTTCCAAGAAACAGGCAACAGATTAA